The stretch of DNA GGAGTCTTGTATTGGTGTGCACAGCTGGTGTCCACCCTTTTAGGAAGGGAGAAAATTGTGTGTTGTCATGCACTTCCAAAATCTGTCAATTTTTTCCTGTGCAAAAACTCCTTCGTGGGTTACACCTTAATTGCTTAAGGGTTgtagataaatttaagaatgttGCAGACTATTTTTTCCCAAAGGAACTTACACTTGGTTTATAATAAGTGGGTTGGGGTCTGGTATTTGTGTGCACAGTTGAAGTCCACTCTTTTAGTAGGGGAGAGATTTGTGTGTTGTTATGCACTTCCAATATCTGTCAATTTGTTTTATGCAAAATCTCCTTGATGGGTTACATCATAATTGCGCTTGGGttgcaagataaatttaaaaatgttgcaGGTTAGTATTTTTCTTCGGTGGCTCCGGGAAGGGTTTTCTGGGGAGGTTTCGGGAACGGTTGGTTCAGAGGTATGGGGAACAGTTGCTTCAGAGGGATTTGGGATAGGGGGAAGAGTTTGAAGATTAAAATGGGATAGGGTTTTTCGAAGAGCATGGGTTTCAACATTCAAAGGACGGGGAGGGTTTTCACGGTGGCAGAGAGGTGTGTGCGGGGAGGATTTTCTGGGGAGGTTTGCAGAAGAGTTGGAGTAGAGGAGAGACCgtttttgaaaaatcaaaatgaaaagagaGGAGGGTTCTATGATGAATGACAAGTGTCCAAAACGCGCAAGTGCATAACCAAACCTTCTGCATTGTCATTTCATTTTTCAGTtagatttagaaaaaaaatttaaaactaaatatttaacgCCACTCAGGTGGTAAGAGAAGTGGTAACAAAAATATGTCATTCTATCATTTCTCAACGATATATTATAGTCCGTATACTACTCCCACCATATTTACTCAAACGAAATGAAGCATAAGTCGCAAATATCTTCCTTTTCCTCACTGTTGCTTAAACCATCAAATTATAGCTAACCCAGAAAATAATACACCAATTTAGCCATCACTTTTCCATTGGTAATTTTAgaagaataattaaattatacataaacCAGTTTGTAATCTTTGTTTCATACAATTccttaaatagttatttttattctgtgCATAAACTAATATTATCTtatagattattttaatttttttaaatgttataaaaaactTGTTCATATATATGACccattgtatatatataatttacataaACAAGAATCAcataattttactaaaaatggtatatatatattccattacattaaactaataaattttctagtaaattttaaaattatattctgTTCAGTTAACATGCTGCAATTGCAACACCTGTCGTTTTTCCTTAACACATGAATTCAAGCTACAAAATATCATAccaattaattttgtttggatGCAGAGAATATCAAACTAGTTAACTACAAAATACCTTATAAAACAATTCTTTTAACGTCCCTTATTTCCATATTGCATCCCACTTATCACatacttttttcttctcttattaTCTTCATATACAGAAATTGTCATCAAACTTTATCATATCAACAACATATACACtggttaaatttgttttgaaaattatttactaacaagtattatcatatttatatatacattaaattgAGGAAGACAGTTCAAATACCATGATTCGATTGTAACTCGACTTACATCAAACATTTTTCGCTAAATCAAAAGTTATAGTCATTAGTCAAGGcacaactctttttacttaaaagtGTAACAGTCCAAACGCCACGATTCGACTGTAACTCAGCTCACTTAGTCTCCATCATGGACAATTCGCACCACATACAACAAGGATTACCACGATACTGAGAGAAAAAATCTTGGTACAGTAGTACTGTATCATATCACTAACACCAAGCCGACAATGTTTTGGTTCTGCTGCAAATACACCAGCTCGATTTCACAGCTCAAAAGTCAGAACCAGACAAAAATAATTACGAGATGCTtctatataaaagtaaaaaaacaaaagcaaatGCCAAAAATATCTAACTAGATATAGACATAGTTAATTATGAGTGGAGAAAACCACAAGATAACTCCATCAGAAGCATCGCTGCCTCAGCTACTTCATCTCGTGGAAACACTTGTTGGAAACAAGACTTTTTACTGCTCAAGCTTATGGCAAAGTCTTTGAAACATTCAATCTTTCTCACCCCTTCAGATGAACCTGCAGAAGAAGCAGTAGTAGTAGTAGTGGATTTGTACTTGTTCTTGTACTTGTTCTTCTCCTTGTTGTACACTCTTGTCTTTGCACACACTGAGTTTATTGGATTTGAAGAAGCTTCAGCCATTGCCCTTCTTGCTTTTCTCTGTCTAATTCCACAGGCATTGCAGAGCGACTGCACCACCAAAATGTTGCATGTTAATAAATTCATGTTCAAAGTAAAACACTTTTGCACAGTGGTAGTGTTGAAAAGTTGTTAATTGTTGCAAAGGGAAAAGATTGATTAACCTTGGGACCCTTAGGGCCACTCCTCCAAAGTGGGGTAGTGGTCGTGTTACAGTCGGAACAAACCCTAGTGGTGTTATTACGAGGGTTGAATCTGTCAGAGGTTGGACTCGTTATTTTCTTCATTAGCCTCATCTTTGAAGACATCCATTTCCCAGACCCGTGACTATGTTTTGTGTCTTCCTCCTCCGTTTTGTACCAGCCTAGATTACCCTCATTTCTGTTCCTAATTGGATCACCTGAATTCAGATTATTGCTTGATGATCCATCATGCAGTACCATCGTCTCATCCTAATATTCAACATCAACATATGTGTTAGATTAATACCCAGGTaagtgaaagaaaaagagagacaCTAGAGAAGGgaatagaaagagaaagaaaattgaaaatgaataaatttgaattatcatCACaacgaatttggattctctctTAGGtatgatttcaaaatttattgatgatcactaattttaaaattttaaaatatattaaaaaaacttataaaatattgatatagtgtatttttaatgctcaacgaacatcaaaatcaaaaaatctTCTAACAGAGAATCTGAACTTCATTGAAACTCTATTGTTTTTGTGATCATAATTATCATTAAGAAGAATAAATTTGACCTAATcaatgaagatgatgaaattAAGCTACTATATATTTGTATAGTGGATAGATATATGATAAAGCTAAAATAGGCAAGAAGGGTGTGATTAAATGGTAAAGAATAAATATGCAGAAGGTTGAATATAttgaatatatgaatatatgaatatgaaatgTTACCTGCTGATAATTTTGTGTGGGTTTTGCatgaaatatgttaaaaaaggTAGGGCAATCCTGATTATTAGGAGAAATGAAGATTTGGGTTTGAGGTTGTAAGGAAGGAGCTGAATAAGGAGTCATGGATATGGAGAGAAAATAAGAGACagtgaaggaagaagaagaagaataagaagagaAATAACAAcgaatgagaaagagagataTCATAGGGTGGTAGGGTTCTTATAAACACAAGGAGAGGCTCAAAAGAGAAGACTTGTCTGCTGCAACCCATTCACGTGATTACTTTcacatacaaaaacaaaatacattaaCAAGAGACAAAATCAACCATTTCTGCACTTTTTCTCTCCTCCTGTCAAAttatatactaaatatttatggttttttttttcaacaaattgaTGATGATCATGAACATAAACTTTCAAATAATGTTGAGAATCATGAAGGGCTTTGAATTAATACCTCCAATAATCACTCTTTCTCTCCTTTAATTGCTTTGTTGTGATGGCTAAGAATCGTGTGTTTTCAATAACACCTACTGGGGTtttgatttgaataaaaaagagaaaatatatacctttatatataaacaaaagagGTCATTAGAGGTGGTGGAATGAATTAGTTGTAGAGTTGTTATAATATTagtttgggttaaatatgtttttgattcttTAACTTTTcgtgaaaattataattagtcaccCTACGAAACTTTGACCATATTTAGTCTTTTaactttagaaatgcatgaatttagtcattttaaccaaattttgttaagtatatttgacgtttcaaacgtgtTTAATAATAGTTTCTTAATTAACGTTGAAATAAAAGTATGTCAAActgtgtaaacaactcaaagaCTACCATGAAATCCATTTGAAATGATAAATAAAGTTACGAAAAtctgattaaaaggactaaattcacgcaatTTTAAAGTTGGAAGattaaattaggtcaaaatttcaaagagaaattAATTTCATCTTACACTTCAAGAGTTAAgagagaaaaacatatttaatcctgctaattttataaaaatgaaacatGAGTGGAATGAATATAAGGGATTGATAATATATctgattaaaatttttgaaataataaatataagatttttttatgatattcaTTACTAAATTTTCTAGGAAATTGACTAaccatttgaaaattttctaaaaatgtcACCTAAACTAAACAATTATGACTTCAATtgttttggataatttttttgtgaGAGCTCTCTTTGGTACGGGCCTAAATAAGTTTAagacattttataaaaaaatatatttaaaaaaatagtaatattattttttaaacatgtaaatgtattataatttatatttggtTATATATTAAACCGTTATAccttaaattgaaatttaaatcgaatcaaatgattttaaattacattatttaCTCCAGAAGTAATAGTTTTTGAATGCTTAAGAAGCAAGAAACAATTACAGTATCTACTATGTAAAAGCTTACACCAGTGCAGTTTTGTCATTTTTAACTTGCGTTATAAGTCTCATTTATGACTTAaccgaaaaataaaattacacggtgacatttttataatttttttcaacttttatgtctCGGTTCAACATATACCCGAAGTAAAAAATGTCTTTCTGCTTCGGTTCTTAGAAAATCGGTGCCCAAAGatcttatatgcctcggttttgaagactcgaagcctaaaagttggctaatgtttcaaaaatgccactaggGCAATGATATTTGGCATCAGGTGGAATTGAATCGGTGCCAAAAATTGTTTTTTGTCttggttaaaaattgaactgaGGCCAAAAACCGTTTTCTGTCTCGGGTGGAATAGAACTAATGCAAAAAATTGTTTTCTGCCTtagttaaaaattgaaccgaggccaaaagtttCGTTAGGGTACAAAAATTGAACCGCGTGCGcattctctctctccctcaccCACGTCCGCTAATGTTGCTGCTGTTGCGCTCCGGCCACTCGCGAGTACTCAACATTTGGCTCATTCGCGTTATGGCTTGGCGAAGTGCGATTTGGGGCTTGCGAAGTGGGCGTGAGTTCGTTTTGTTGCAGATGTGTGGCAAATTGGTGTTGTGCATGGATGGAAATCTGCCGTTGATGGTGGCGAGACATGTAGGTGGCGACAGCGTGAAGAAACTTATCATTGCGGCGGAGGTGGTTTCGTGATTTGGGGGAGGAGACGCGATTTAGGGtttgtgatttttgtttgcGTTTATGTAAGTGCGGTGTTCACGTTTTCGTGTATGAAGAACATGGAGGTTCCATGGTGGTTACACGATTCACGAATTGCTCTTACGGTGAAGGAGAAGATTGCGGTGGCTGACGGAGTTATGGTGGAACCATGATGACTACCTAGGGTTTCTGGTGGAGAAGATGGAAGGTTGAAAATGCACAGAGGCACACATGGCCTCGGTTCTCAATAGAATAAGGTATTTTCTCTCATCATGTAAAAAGAACGACAAGTCACTGCAGTCACTCATCAGACCACTAAAACAAAGATTTTAGCCAACACTGTTGATAGACAAAATAATTGGAAAGAGGACTAGACTTGGAGAACCCAAAGGCGTGGCATTGGCTCACGTGCTCAAGGAAGAGGAAGGGGAAGAAATCCCAATTATGGGAAGCAATGTTCCTAATGCCACAAGACGAACCACATTATGATTAATGCTACTCCAAACATGGATTTCCACCATGGTATAAGAAGATTCACAATCACAATAACCAAGACAAAGGAGGACATAATGAATGAAGCTATGCAAATGCTTGCAAAGAAGATTTTGTTGTTTCCACATAAACCCAAAATGTGAAACAAACTAATACTGACAATCCTCTCAATTCTTTCACTCCTGAACAAATACAAAAACTGCTAAAGATGTTGGAAAATACTAACAAAGGGACACATTCGCACAACATCAATCAAGTTCAAAAAAACACACCAGGAGAAAAATAAGTAACCTTCCCTGGATTATAGATACAAGGGCCACTGATCATGCTACCcatgagaaaaattattttgttactttctataaaataaaacctATATCTGTTAATATTCCAAACAATTCCTCCTTTATGAAGAACATTGTCTTTTATGAAGATATCTCCCTTTATAAGAATTTTGACAATAATATTGAAACCTCATGTAACAAAGAAGGTTAGAATGTTTTCGTTGATGATTTTCTAAATGGTTATGTTACTACTGAAACAAAACCATATTGTTGAGattgataatgataatgatggGCAAACTGAGCAACTCGAGCCCattgaaaatgaagaaagtGTCAACAACAGAAGCATTACCTCTGTTGAAaatcacaacaacaaaagaTAAACCAAAATTAGAAGAACTCTTGGTTACTTTTAAGATTTCCACGTTCAAGTTTCCACCACAATTACTCTATACTACGATAACTAATCGGCCAGACACATTGCCCACAACCAAAGTTTTCACGAAAGGATGAAGCATATTGACCTTGACTACCACATCGTTTGTGAAAAGATCCAAGCTAACTTTCTTCATCTGCTCTGCATTCGCTCAAAGGAACAACTTGTTGACATCTTCACCAAGTCCCCTCATTGTGTTCAAAACAGATCAATCGTCTCCAAGCTCGAATTGGTAAATATACACTATCCAGCTTGAAGGGAGGTTGTTGAGTCGTTTTGATAGTTAGGGATTAATGCTTAGAAGCAGTAATTTGTTTCCTCTTGGCTTTCCCCCTTTCTGCCTTTAGGTTTTCGGAAACCCTATTTAAGATAGGGATTTTCCTTTGCTTTGTATAAGAAATTATACAACAAATTAATAGAGAAACATCTTACCTTTTCCTTTCCAGCACAAGCTTTCCCTTTCGAAGCTTTGATCTTCTCTCTGTGGGAAGTTTCCTCTGGCTGCCATGGTGCTCTCTACAACTCTCGAGAGCCCTAGGAGCCAAAccctataaatatatatatatatatatatatatatatatatatatatatatatatatatatatatatatatatatatatatatcatcctTTGACCAAAAGTCTCAAATACTGAGGAACAAACATCTGACATGCTATCAATAAATCTTCTCACTTTCACCACTACTAATAGCTTGAACTCATTAACGACGACAATCTTTTCTCGTCATCAACTCTCGTTGCCTTGTACAATCAAATTAGTTGTCGGCAATTTTCACATCATTATTATAAGCAACTTACCTATACTCAAAGGGAATCTCTTTCCAAATACGCAACACACACTATTGATTCTTGTCAGCATGTCAAATTGTTCCTCTTCCTTCCTTGATTAGAACCTAATTCTAATACCACTGTTGGAAATCACACAAGATAATAATCTTTTCGAGCATAAACACCCCTACAAATAAGaggagaaatttaaataaaagtgcCCAACAAATTTAATCAAGTCCAACACCTTAAGGCATAAATCCACGAATactcaacaaaaaaatattgttatttaatatgtaattttaaaaaaaagaatattaacaataaacaatgagttatttatataaaaactaataatattattttgaatataaaatattaaaacttaatattgaTGTGTATTTCCTTAAATTGATATATTCTGAGTTCTCCGGCTCTAGTGAGTAACTATGAAGTGTTGATGTTTTTGGAGGCATAGTAGGGATGAAGATTGTGCAGATCTCAAGAGATATATGTTTCTACAACAAAACATTCAACGTTGCCACTAAGCCACGTCTCTGACACAGACACCCTCGCACCCTTCTCATCTTTTCTTTTCCATGTTTTCTGAACaaccaaaaacaagaaaaatatattcaaaaaacaaaatcaattatttattacataatttgttttccatTTCTATTTTACTTACTTTTATGTACGATAGACTAGTCATGAAGAAGCAATGATTACATTCTTCTTACCAAAAACACTGAAAATGACCTTCAATCTTATGCCCTACTCATCTCTTCAAATGTGTTAATTGCAATACTCTACTTTAATACccttataataattaatttttcatctttattaaaACATGTGTTCTATAAAAATCAATGCCAAAATCCTTGTaaagtatacatatatatgttataaatgtttaataattgaataaagaaGATGATGAGATAAGAAAGTGTGTTATATCCATAGATTATGATTAAGGATTAGATTTTGGTAGCTTGAAATAAACCCACATGAAGAGTGCCACTTGCATTTACACTCAGAGACAAACCCTTCACATCACTTATCATCACTCACAGGGAGTGACTCTTATCTCTCACACGTACCTTCATTCTTtatcatataaattatatataatctcATACATTACTATTTTCATATCTCTTCATTCTCTTGCTTCTTTGGCTTTATACGGCTTCGTCTTTCTTCTTTGCTTTCAAAGATTATGAAGGAGAATACACACAGAACCGTGTTAAGAACGTATACTAATTCATTTATCACTAAAATCTTGTTGGAGACTCATAGATAATGCTCAAAGTaatatagaaacaaaaatattgtggtTCATGATATGAGTTTGTGATTCCAAATCAAAAAACTGTCTATTCTTAggttatattatattgtatctTCAACCCGTTTACATATAGGTTGATAAATCATCTTAAATcaaattgattataatataatgaaaatcaTGATGGATTATAAAAAGATCAACGATACTCGAATATTTTAGCTCAAAAAGTGtaaataggaaaaaataaataaataactctAAAAAagaatgtttatttttttacaatgtttaacgagtattgatatttattttatataaatcagATTTATTTACGATGTTTAATTTGAGGAACGTATCCTTCTTCctttattgtttatttcttttctttttcttatttcttctaattctcaagtttttttttttaagatccTTTCGTTTATtacctttttaaaataattgaagtagtttttcattttatttcctAAATATTCGACAATTACTAAATATTGGtgcatatattttcattttcatattgtTTGCCAAACAAAAAGAAGTTATTTTAGATTATTCATGAATTTGATATTGTGGAATGAAAAGTTATTGAATATTGAATTTGCTGAAATGGTGGAGATTCAAGTTTGAGATTATTTGGTTTGGTTATTAAGGTCCTTTACTAGGCCTCCAGCATAGTAATTGGTTTGGATGTTTAGTGAATgtaaataagtattttaaatttttttgaataaagaaaataattaatttgacaTTGAAATATCACgtataaaatttatgtaattattggtttttacatttttttttacttgagcACAAAGTGACATATTGCTCAAACATTACTCTtatttagggatgtcaacaaaATCTGTACCGGTAGGTATTTGCGGATAAAACTCACAACGGatagaaaattaatattgtaaatggatatcgACAGGTAACgggggtacgggtattttttatatttgtatgttAACGGggcaggtacgggtatcatagtatttgtacccgtggatacttgTACCGCTATactttgatttaaattaaaaaataaaaaatgattaaaatattaatatattaatatattgattttgaataagttatttttttatcagttagttttaaaaaaatcatttctttgtaaactattATTCAAtgctatttaaataattatttggactttgtttgaaatttatgaaggttatgtgttgtattttatttgaatttaccattaaaatatgttgttaaatatttatttttattttttttgtaaatatccgcaAGTATTCGTAGATAtccatggatattaaaaaattatgcgggtacccgcataacggatatccAACAGATATAGATACGAGTATGAGATGAATATTTATCAAATGAGTAAGGTACGAAAAAGTTATTACCCATACCCTATCTATCCTATTGACATGCCTTGTATCACTCAAACTATTTATTCCTAgtcaaataaagataaatataaagtaattcTTTCTTCTCAAGAAGcataataatatgtataaagcTTAAACAATAGTTACTcgctcaaataatattatattaactatttttttatcggcaaaattatattaactattaaagcatgacatattaaaaataatattttgcatGTGTGTATAAATGTTTATGGggtaattttgtaatttcattattagTTTAGAGGTCCAGAAATAATTTTGAGAATGCAGAAAGCAAAAGTCGAATAGATTAACTTTATTAAGATGTAACAGGGTACTGATAGTGGGGAATTACTCTCTGCACGgtaattttctttcttcaccTCATTAGTTTCGGAATTTATTTTTcgaaaaacaataaataattttgaaatttcttttttaaaaaaaaaaaacatttcctcattttaatgaaaatattttcgAAAAACCTTTTATTGGGTACAAGAAGCAATTACCAAGTTAGAAAACTTAAGCCCAATAACTACTatacattaaaaatagaaaaattggGTCATGGACCTCGGATCTATATAAGCTTGAAATGGATTGGTGTGactctattttaaaaaagtaaataaatcataataatttaaaattatatatctaaatttaaatcatattaataaaattaattttacttaaaaatataatttattagtttataaatagATTTATTCTTAAACTTAGATATcaatcttaaatatatttaaaccacAAGCTAAACAAGTCAAACTATGGATAGTCCcaattaatttaaatcataatctcttttaacctattaatttttcaaactactaaatctaatttaattgcTATGaactctttatatataattaaactatgcaaatttttgaattaacaaatctatatttaataaataaggcGTGAATAAATACACTTTGCGTGATTAATACATGATTTATGAGTTTCTCCTGTCTCTATCTTGCTTGAGTTACCTGTCACAACCATATCTTTTCCTAAACTTTAAATCTAACAAGATTTCATTATGTTTCTTCTCAACTTATATCAACTTCTTCACTCTCCCTTGGCACCAAACTTTGAATGGAGAAGACTCCAGACTCTAAAGAAGGTCTAGCCAGAAATGGAGAGTGCAAATTAGGTACTCACCATGTTCAGACAATCAATTagtttatagtaaaaaaatttagcGATGACACAGAACATTTTTCTACGATCATTTCATATTACCTTTCatcattctttatttatttttttctttacaaatataaatttttttatgacaatATTATCCCTTCAACATATGTCAATGTAATATGTGTCATGGTAACAttactcttttatataaataacaaatttatacgTGATTTTTTTCTCACAAATTTAGTCCTCAGacattaaattacaattttggGTCAATCCGTAAATTGAtgtgatttcttttatattttaattaacagGACTTTTCTTAATGATACTACCAATGAATATGCTAAATTTAGTGTTTTATTTCATCACAATAGAAGAAATAGTATATATGcatacaaaatgaaaaattagaataaaataatgaattgtCTAAAATCTGGAGATTAAATGgtataaagaaaataagacgactaaaatcacaaacaaaaaaaattaaaagcaccCTGATtgcatttaaattttgttaatgttctataaagagattatgaaaaaaaaattatatatatatgaaaagataTTTACTCTTTTTCAACGAGAGTAAATATAGAtatgtttgattaattttgttagGGTACACTCACGCATTGTTGGTGAGGCCAATTAATGGAGAGGCATCACAGTGAGTGACACAAGAATAACTTGACTTTTATAAGTGAACCTTTCATCGGAACACTACTACATGCTATTGCCTGTTATTAACACTTTACCAGCTGCAAAAACGACAGCAAACGAGGTTAAgaagtaattttaattaactagttaaaatattcaaaagattaaagtattataatttattagtcTTATTTAAGTCAAGTAAAACTATCTTGAACATCAATACTTCAGGATGATGAAAGAACCCAAATAGCAGTTGCATTGACTTTTATAAATGCAACCAATGTGGGGATGAAGGTGATGTGAACCTGAAGCTAACAACCTTCATATTAATTAGTATTGAAATGCCACAATACTTTATTATGATGGAGGCCTGATATCATCCCACAGTATTAATAATTAAGTACAGTTGCATGCTTTAAGTTGTGACATATTTTGAGTGGGCTCACAAGTAGAACCACACATGATGTAATGTTATAATTATCTGTCTTTTTCTAGAGTTAATTAGTTATAGATAGGTATATGagaacaataaaaacaaataaactatACATGGATATTAcctgaaaaataatttacaagaTTGAGAAGGATCATGCCCAAATTGCGAGTGAAGACATCAATCCAGCTCCAAGGAAAAGCAAGCAGTAACATGTGATCTGAAGCCTAAAGTTGCAATGCATTTTCTTACTGAGAAAATCTGCAGCTATTAAGTCGACTAGAGCCATGTACATCAAAATCCCAGCTGATAAAGAGTCCAAGATGCCTTCAGTGATGAGTGCTCCTGGACTGTAAGGATTAAAAACTGAAGCAATAGCAGCCCCAATGGCAACACCTAGGGGCGTTGTTAGTGCAAAAAAACATGACATTAGTGTTGCTGACAAGGTCTTGAATTGGGCTTGGGAGATACATCCACCAAGTGCAAATCCTTCGAAGAACTGATGGAACGATAATGCCACAATTAGGGGTCTCATCGTACAAGGGCTTTGCGAAACTCCCAGAGATAACCCAATTATCATTGAATGAGATACAATCCCAAGTTCCAATACCTAAATACAAGTTGGACGTCAGAAGCTTGcataatttgttatttgttaattattattaatcaaaataaactttaagCAATCTTCATGGACCCTTTATTTcagaaattttagaaaattcataGTATTTTACTAGCAGACACTACACGAGAAGAGGCACATTACTACTTTACAAACTACATAACTTTTAAGTCAGGgtcattaaataaaagtaaacccACAGTTTTTCTAcgatattttttaacaaattgaagTTAAAGATAGCGTGTATTAAGACAGAGAGCGTGtctaatatttttcatactaaactaaaaagaattaattaaaataaagacgTATACGTACATCTCACCATATTTCATGAAATGgtttaagtttttaataattatttgaaaagtcatatatTGGTGATTATTGCCTAGTTGACAGCTgcaaaattctttaaattaagAGTGCACAAAAATCAAACTGTAGcgaaaaatcatttttttt from Vigna unguiculata cultivar IT97K-499-35 chromosome 8, ASM411807v1, whole genome shotgun sequence encodes:
- the LOC114193858 gene encoding putative GATA transcription factor 22 isoform X3 — its product is MVLHDGSSSNNLNSGDPIRNRNEGNLGWYKTEEEDTKHSHGSGKWMSSKMRLMKKITSPTSDRFNPRNNTTRVCSDCNTTTTPLWRSGPKGPKSLCNACGIRQRKARRAMAEASSNPINSVCAKTRVYNKEKNKYKNKYKSTTTTTASSAGSSEGVRKIECFKDFAISLSSKKSCFQQVFPRDEVAEAAMLLMELSCGFLHS
- the LOC114193858 gene encoding putative GATA transcription factor 22 isoform X2, whose translation is MKKVSLDLFTNDVVVKDETMVLHDGSSSNNLNSGDPIRNRNEGNLGWYKTEEEDTKHSHGSGKWMSSKMRLMKKITSPTSDRFNPRNNTTRVCSDCNTTTTPLWRSGPKGPKSLCNACGIRQRKARRAMAEASSNPINSVCAKTRVYNKEKNKYKNKYKSTTTTTASSAGSSEGVRKIECFKDFAISLSSKKSCFQQVFPRDEVAEAAMLLMELSCGFLHS
- the LOC114193858 gene encoding putative GATA transcription factor 22 isoform X1, which codes for MISLFLIRCYFSSYSSSSSFTVSYFLSISMTPYSAPSLQPQTQIFISPNNQDCPTFFNIFHAKPTQNYQQDETMVLHDGSSSNNLNSGDPIRNRNEGNLGWYKTEEEDTKHSHGSGKWMSSKMRLMKKITSPTSDRFNPRNNTTRVCSDCNTTTTPLWRSGPKGPKSLCNACGIRQRKARRAMAEASSNPINSVCAKTRVYNKEKNKYKNKYKSTTTTTASSAGSSEGVRKIECFKDFAISLSSKKSCFQQVFPRDEVAEAAMLLMELSCGFLHS